A genome region from Manis javanica isolate MJ-LG chromosome 3, MJ_LKY, whole genome shotgun sequence includes the following:
- the SEC22A gene encoding vesicle-trafficking protein SEC22a isoform X4, producing MQMEIKLRPPYQISMCELGAANGVTSAFSVDYKGAGKICSAHQRLEPATLSGIVAFILSLLCGALNLIRGFHAIESLLQSDGEDFNYIVAFFLGTAACLYQCYLLVYYTGWRNLKSFLTFGLICLCNMYLYELRNLWQLFFHVTVGAFVTLQIWLRQAQGKAPDYDV from the exons ATGCAGATGGAAATCAAGCTGAGACCCCCTTATCAAATTTCTATGTGTGAGCTGGGGGCAGCCAATGGAGTCACATCTGCATTTTCTGTTGACTATAAAGGTGCTGGTAAGATTTGTTCTG ctCACCAGCGATTGGAACCAGCAACTCTATCAGGCATTGTGGCATTTATCCTTAGTCTTTTATGTGGAGCTCTGAATTTAATTCGAGGTTTTCATGCCATAGAAAGTCTCCTGCAG AGTGATGGTGAGGATTTTAATTACATTGTTGCATTTTTCCTTGGAACAGCAGCCTGCCTTTACCAG TGTTATTTACTTGTCTACTACACTGGCTGGCGGAACTTGAAATCTTTTTTGACTTTTGGCCTAATCTGTCTATGCAACATGTATCTTTATGAACTGCGCAACCTCTGGCAGCTTTTCTTTCACGTGACTGTGGGAGCTTTTGTTACGCTACAGATCTGGCTGAGGCAAGCCCAGGGCAAAGCTCCTGATTATGATGTCTGA